GAACAGTATCAATACATCGGTGGCATTACTTTCAGAAAACAGTAAAAAATCTTCTTTAAGCCAATTACCTAAACTGTTAACTATCATTGAACAAAATAAAAGTAACTTCGATCATTATCTTGAACAAGATGAGCGCGGTAAATTATTTGTTCCTTTTTTTAAGGGGCTAATTAAGCAGTTAGAGCATGAACAATCCTTAACACAAGAGGAACTGAGTCATCTTGATAAGAACTTAACCCATGTCAATCAAGTCATTGCAGCACAACAAATTTCGGGTCAGCCAAATAGACATGTTGTTGAAGCCATTGAATTAGAAGAATTAATTGAAGATATACTTCTTTTATATGCCAATAGACTGCGCAAATTATCTATTAATGTAGATCGCCGATACAATCATATTCCTGAATTTTTATCGATAAAAACAAAAATTCAACAAATTTTAATTAACTTAATTAAAAATGCAATTGATGCCTTAACTGATAATGATCTACAAGAAAAGAGATTAATTATTGAGGCGATATCTTTAAATGATGCTCTCGGTATTCAAATTATTGTGAGAGATAATGGTATTGGAATTGCTAAAGAAAATTTAAAGAAGATTTTTTCTTTTGGATTTACTACAAAAAATGAAGGTCATGGTTACGGCTTACATAATTGTGCTTTATTAGCACAAGAAATAGGCGGAGAGATTTCTGTACAATCAGATGGATTACAGCAAGGGAGTACCTTCACGTTGTCTATATTTTATATGCAGAACTCAACTAAGGGGCCCGATAGCGAAGCTACTCAAACTTAAAAATCAAAGTTTATGTAGCTTTTACGTGATTGTTGCTCCTGGGTTATGTCTCCTTTGGTACCATGAATTGTGATGCAACTCGGGAACCAGTTGACCTTAATCAGACCACATAGTATAATTATAAATCATTGCTGATTGCAATTAAAATTCAGTCAGACATCGCGACCTATCTTCTCCCAAAGGACTAATGGAGAACTGGTACTACCTGGTTTTAATTATTAAACGGGTTCGTCGCTGAGGTAAAGACTAGTGAAGACGGGTGTGTTTGAGACATCCTCACTCATTGAGCTTTGGTTCAGCGAAACTGGTTTTTCTAGTCCCTGGCATTACCTAACTCATCAAGTCTTGTTTATTTATCTTATTGATGCTGGATACACAGGTTAATCCCCTATCGAAAGTAAATAAACGCCCTCAGTGTCGATTGAATTATCGTTTAGATAATTGAGGAGAATAGTTATGTCAGGCGATACTACAGAAACTTGAGTACAAAAATCTAAAAACGAAAATGAGCATGCTCAGGTAGCGTTGGGAGAACGTTATGTCAATGGTAACGGAGTTGCCAAAAACCTATCAGCAGCAGTGGTGCAATTTCGCCTTGCAGCAAAACAAGGCTATGTACCTGCTCAATACAGCCTGGGAGTCATGCTCGCTAATGGCCTATGGGATTGTTCGCAACAGGGGCTTATAAAAAGAGCCAAACAATAGATGAAGAACAATTGGATACAAACGGGCGACTGTTCAATAAACTGTAGACTTAGTTTAGTCTGAAAAGAAGATTGAAAAGAACGCTATTTTCGGGAAGCTGAGGGGATTTCAAGCCACTGAGAACAACATGATCATAGTTATTTACCTTTGCTAAGTTATTTTCATGGCAGTAACTCAATCTATATGTTTTTAAATACCTTCACTACCGATTGCTATTTTAACTGGGTATCCTGAGAATTATCAGTTAAGATAAGTAATTTAATCGAGCGTGTACGTTATTTATGACCAACCAGGAAAAAACCACTCATTTTGGCTTCGAATCTGTTGCCTGGGATGAAAAAGAAAAAAAAGTAGCAGAGGTTTTTCATTCTGTTGCCAAAAGCTATGATCTAATGAATGACTTAATGTCTCTGGGTATTCATCATCTATGGAAACGATTTACTGTTGCGCTTAGCCAAGTTCGCTCCGGACAATCTGTCCTCGATTTGGCTGGGGGAAGTGGTGATTTAACTCGATTACTATCAAAAAAAGTTGGGGATACGGGCCAGGTTATTCTTGCTGATATTAACGCGGCCATGCTCAATGTTGGTCGAGACCGTTTGCTTGATGAGGGTCTCTACAAAAACATCGGTTTTGTGCAGGGAAATGCTCAATGCTTGCCCTTTGCTGATAATAGTTTTCATTGCGTTACTATGGGTTTTGGTTTAAGGAATGTAACCGATAAAGAAGAGGCATTGCGCTCAATGTATCGAGTCTGTAAACCCGGAGGTAAACTCATGATTCTTGAGTTTTCGACCCCATCATATCCAGGCTTAAAGCCAATATATGACTGGTATTCTTTTAATATTTTACCTAAAGTAGGTAAATTATTTGCCCAGGACGAGGCCAGTTATCAATATCTCGCAGAGTCCATACGCATGCATCCGAATCAGATTGCCTTACAGGAAATGATTGAGCGTTCGGGATTTGAAGATTGTCACTTTCATAATTTAAGTGGCGGCATAGTTGCCTTGCACATTGCCTACAAATATTGAGTTGATTATGCTAAAAAAATATTCTTTAAAAGCACTACAAAAAGCAATTAATCAGGCTATGAATCTGGATGAGCAGATGTCCATCAAACTAAAAGCACTCAACGGCAAAGTGCTTGAAATGATTATTACGCCTTTAAATGTCAATTTTTTTATCCAGTTTAACGAAAGTGACATACTGCTGCTTGGACATTACGACAGTCATCCCGATACCATTATCCATAGTAATCCTATAGGTTTAATAAGGCTGAGTTTATTACCCGCATCTAAGGCGCGCTCATTATTTAATGATAAAGTGCGCATGTCAGGTGATATTGAATTGGGACAGAATGTTAAAAAACTATTTGATGAAATGGATATCGATTGGGAAGGACACTTGGCTCATTTCACTGGCGATGTAGTGGCTCATCAAATAGGGTCTCTGGTACGCAAAGGAATCGAGTTTAAAAAACAGTTTAGTCAGAACATGCGTCAAAATGTCACAGAATACCTCCAGGAGGAGTTGCGTGTTTTTCCATCACGCAATGAGTTGGATGACTTTTATAATGATATAGATGAACTATCATTAAACGTTGAGCGCTTGCAAGTTCATCTGAATCAGTTGCTGAGTGATCATGAAACGGATTAAAAAACTGTTACTCTGCATGCGTATTTACTTTATCGTGGCAAAATATGGGCTCAATAGCGCGGCCCTGTTTCTTAAGATACTCATCCCATTGCGTTTTTTAAACTCTCTTAATCCCCGTAATTGGTTTCGAAAAAAAACAACAGCCTCTTATGAAACATCGTCACTATCTTTAAGGGACTTTAAACCTCTATTTAGTGAATTTGGTAGCCTATTATCGAACCGCCAGGATCTAAATCTTGAAGCTGTAACGCAAGAATTTAACAAATTGAAAAATAAAATATCACCTGATTTCAGTACAAAAGGAGTTATTATTGAGCACACCAATGATCCGCCATGTGACGCCTCCCCCTTCTCTAAACCCGAAGCTCCAGATGCAATTCCTTTCAAAAATGAAGACATAAGGCAGCAGGTTAAAAAATTATGGAATGAGCTTAATAATGCCCAGATCTCTGGCGAGAGCGTAGTCCAGCAAATAGGATCGTTAGTCAGCAACAGGAACGAACTCAAGAAGTGCTTTCGTGAATCGATACACCACAATATAGTGGCGTATCTTGAAAAAGAATTGCGTATTTTTCCCTCACGAGATGAGCTAAATGATTTTTTTAATGAGCTGGATGATTTATCATTAAGCGTTGAGCGATTACAAGCTCATATCAATCAACTAGTGAGCGCTCATGAAACCAATTAGACAACTAATACGCCTCATCCATATCAACTACATCCTGGCGAGCAATGGACTGGATAATGTGGTCGTTACATTAAGAGTATTCGCTCCCATTCGATTTATAGTTTATTTAAATCCATGGAACTGGTTTCGCAAGGTACCATTAACAAGAGGAGAGGCGCTGCGCAAATCTTTAGAAGAGCTGGGTCCTATATTTATTAAATTTGGCCAGGCACTATCAACCAGACCCGATATTTTACCAGAAGACATTGCAATAGAATTAAGCAAGCTACAAGATAAAGTTCCCCCCATCCCCAGCATTTTAGCGATGGCACTTATAGAGAGAGCCTACGGACAATCCCCTTACGATGTTTTTGCCCAATTTGAACCCGTTGCCCTGGCCTCAGCCTCCATGGCCCAGGTTCATGCAGCAACATTAAAAACAGGGGAGGATGTGGTAGTTAAAATACTCAGACCTAATATGCGTCGGATTATTGAACAAGACTTAAGTATTATGTATACCATTGCACGATTGGCGGATCGGTATTGGCCTGAAGGAAAGCGACTAAAACCTATTGAAATAGTCTCCGAATTTGAACATACCTTACTGGATGAACTTGATCTACTCCGAGAGGCAGCTAATGCAGCGCAATTGCGCCGTAACTTTAATCACTCGCCTTTATTGTATATTCCCGAGATATACTGGGACTATTCACATAAAAATATAATGGTCATGGAGCGTATTCATGGGATACCTGTGTCTGATATAGAACAGTTACATGAGCATGGTATTAATATAAAAAAACTGGCAGAACGCGGGGTTGAAATCTTTTTCACTCAAGTGTTTCGCGACTGTTTCTTTCATGCCGACATGCATCCAGGTAATATATTTGTGTCGTATGACCATCCCCAGGAACCCAAATATATTTGCATTGATTTTGGAATCATCGGAACATTGAATGACAATGACAAACGCTACCTGGCAGAAAACCTGCTGGCCTTTTTTAACCGCGACTATCGACGTGTTGCCCAGCTCCATGTTGAAAGTGGCTGGGTGGCGCGGAATACCCGTATTGAAGAATTCGAAAGTGCAATCCGGACGGTGTGTGAACCCATATTTGAAAAACCTTTAAAAGATATTTCATTTGCTCAGGTGGTACTGCGTCTTTTTCAAGTAGCACGACGGTTCCATATGATAGTTCAGCCCCAGCTTATTTTATTACAAAAAACCTTGTTAGCTATAGAAGGTCTGGGACGCCAGCTTTATCCTGAATTAGATTTGTGGGCAACAGCCAAACCCTTTTTAGAAAAATGGGTAAAACAACAAATTGGACCAAAGGCTTTTTTACATCAATTAAAACTAAATTTACCTTTTATGGCTGAGCAGCTGCCTCATTTGCCTAAACTGGTCTTTGATGTCCTGGAGCTGAAAAAAGAACAATTAATATTAAATAAAGAAATTGTACTTTCAGATCTCAAAAATAGATCTCAAATTATCCAGTGGAGGAATATCACTATAGGGATATCTGTCTCTCTGCTAACCATTGGCATCATTAATTACTTCCAATTAATAAACTACGAAAACCTCACCCCCATAGTCTTAACTGGAGCTGGGTTAGCAGGTTTTTTTGCTCTTATTAACCGTAAAGAAAGGAGTTAACATGGGATTAAGTGGCATCAGTCCATTATCTTTATTACTCATACTGGCTATTATTTTTGCTTTTTTTGGAACGTCCAAATTAAAAGCTCTAGGTTCTGATCTGGGTGAGGCGATAAAAAACTTCCGCCGTGCTATGAATGATGATCGGGTAAATGACTCAAAAAATGACGATCACAAACCATCATGAGTAGTGGCGAATTGTTACTGATATTTATCGTGGCTTTAATCGTCTTTGGACCATCAAAACTGCCCATGCTCGCAAATCATCTTGGTTTATGGATGCGTAAAATCAACCAAATTAAAGAGCAAGTCTCTTTATTCTGGCAACAACAACTCAATGAACTGCAGTTAAAGGAAAATCAACTCAAAGCCGAACAAGGGGATATAAAATATAAAAATAATCCTCCTGAAATAGGAGATTAGTAGACCAACGCAAGCGATTAAGATTAAAGGTACTATATAGTATCCAATGTATCCGGGATTAGCCCACAGCACTACACGAATGCATCGTTGAAGGCAGCAAAATTCAGGATTACGGGGTGCCATTCCAAACCACATAAGTTAAACAATAGGCTCGATACGCGCCGATCAAGCTGTTTTAAGATTGCTAGCCACTACTTTATTTCTTTGTTAATTTAACTCCAAAGGTTATTTACTCATCCCGGAATAAAGAGGTAGTCTGATTAGAGCATCGTGAAGAACAATTTTAACGAATAAGGAATACCTATGTTAATAGCGGCTATTATTTTATTCATTATCGCAGCACTGTTTGGTTTAATTATTTTGACCGCACTGTTGCAAGAGACACCGAGTCATAAAAAAGTTGTATATTTACATGGAATTACCGCTGTCGCTGCATTATTACTGGTAATAATTTATATGCTTTTGAACCCCGTATCTGTACTTCTGATTACCAGCTTGACCTTATTTATCCTTGCCGCCTTGGGCGGGTTAACTCTTTTTATTATTGACATGAGAGAAGGAGCCATTCCTAAATTATTGATTGTTTTGCACCCCCTGCTTGCACTGGCTGGCTTAGTATCGTTAGTTATATATGTATTACCATAGCCAATAACCTGGTGTTACATCCTGACCTTTCATCCCTATTGCTGCCGCTCAGAATTTAGATCACAAATACAACCTGAATAACACGGTGCCTGGTAAATTTTTTTCTATCATTCAGGCCCCGGGAAATCATAATAGATGCTCCGGGGCTGGTCATGAAGGCTTATCACTCCCTGCATAATCTAACATAATGAGGTCATATCAATAACAAATCGATATTTGATATCACCCTTTTGTAACCGGAGCAATGCGGTATTAACCTCGTCAATATTGATTAACTCTATATCGGCTGTGATTTTATGTTTAGCACAAAAATCCAACATCTCTTGAGTTTCTTTTATTCCACCGATTAAAGAACCATTAATATTCAAGCGTTTAAAAATTACTGGAAACATCGAAATTTCCATTGGATCGGCAGGTAAGCCAACCTGGGTTATCGTTCCATCATGTTTTAGAAGATTTAAATATGGATTTAAATCATGTTTAGCAGACACTGTATCAAGAATAAAGTCATATTGATTGGTTAGAGCTTCCATTGCCTGTGCATCTGTAGATAGCACTACATCAGTTGCGCCTAATTGTTTGGCTGCATTTATCTTATTTGCTGAGGTGGTAAATACGGTAACATGTGCTCCAAAAGCATGAGCCAGTTTAACTGCCATATGCCCAAGCCCCCCTAAGCCAACGATACCCACTTTGCTTTCCTTACCTACCTTAGCTCGTTTCAGCGGTGAATAAGTGGTGATTCCAGCACAAAGCAACGGGGCAGCGGCAGATGCATCTAACCGTTTATCAATTTTTAATACAAAATCCTGGGTTACTACTATGTGTTTAGAAAAGCCACCATAGGTCACTCCGCCTGAATTCTTATCCTCACTGTTATATGTTTGTGTCATCCCCGACTCACAAAACTGTTCTTCGCTGACACTACAGCTGGAACATGTACCGCAGGAATCAACCATACACCCCACCCCAACTAGATCACCAGGTAAAAAGCGATCAACTGTGGCACCCACGGCAGTTATTTTTCCAATGATTTCATGCCCAGGCACCATAGGGTACTGTCCCACTCCCC
The sequence above is drawn from the Legionella antarctica genome and encodes:
- the ubiE gene encoding bifunctional demethylmenaquinone methyltransferase/2-methoxy-6-polyprenyl-1,4-benzoquinol methylase UbiE translates to MTNQEKTTHFGFESVAWDEKEKKVAEVFHSVAKSYDLMNDLMSLGIHHLWKRFTVALSQVRSGQSVLDLAGGSGDLTRLLSKKVGDTGQVILADINAAMLNVGRDRLLDEGLYKNIGFVQGNAQCLPFADNSFHCVTMGFGLRNVTDKEEALRSMYRVCKPGGKLMILEFSTPSYPGLKPIYDWYSFNILPKVGKLFAQDEASYQYLAESIRMHPNQIALQEMIERSGFEDCHFHNLSGGIVALHIAYKY
- a CDS encoding ubiquinone biosynthesis accessory factor UbiJ, whose product is MLKKYSLKALQKAINQAMNLDEQMSIKLKALNGKVLEMIITPLNVNFFIQFNESDILLLGHYDSHPDTIIHSNPIGLIRLSLLPASKARSLFNDKVRMSGDIELGQNVKKLFDEMDIDWEGHLAHFTGDVVAHQIGSLVRKGIEFKKQFSQNMRQNVTEYLQEELRVFPSRNELDDFYNDIDELSLNVERLQVHLNQLLSDHETD
- the ubiB gene encoding ubiquinone biosynthesis regulatory protein kinase UbiB; this encodes MKPIRQLIRLIHINYILASNGLDNVVVTLRVFAPIRFIVYLNPWNWFRKVPLTRGEALRKSLEELGPIFIKFGQALSTRPDILPEDIAIELSKLQDKVPPIPSILAMALIERAYGQSPYDVFAQFEPVALASASMAQVHAATLKTGEDVVVKILRPNMRRIIEQDLSIMYTIARLADRYWPEGKRLKPIEIVSEFEHTLLDELDLLREAANAAQLRRNFNHSPLLYIPEIYWDYSHKNIMVMERIHGIPVSDIEQLHEHGINIKKLAERGVEIFFTQVFRDCFFHADMHPGNIFVSYDHPQEPKYICIDFGIIGTLNDNDKRYLAENLLAFFNRDYRRVAQLHVESGWVARNTRIEEFESAIRTVCEPIFEKPLKDISFAQVVLRLFQVARRFHMIVQPQLILLQKTLLAIEGLGRQLYPELDLWATAKPFLEKWVKQQIGPKAFLHQLKLNLPFMAEQLPHLPKLVFDVLELKKEQLILNKEIVLSDLKNRSQIIQWRNITIGISVSLLTIGIINYFQLINYENLTPIVLTGAGLAGFFALINRKERS
- the tatA gene encoding twin-arginine translocase TatA/TatE family subunit, producing the protein MGLSGISPLSLLLILAIIFAFFGTSKLKALGSDLGEAIKNFRRAMNDDRVNDSKNDDHKPS
- a CDS encoding Sec-independent protein translocase subunit TatA/TatB → MSSGELLLIFIVALIVFGPSKLPMLANHLGLWMRKINQIKEQVSLFWQQQLNELQLKENQLKAEQGDIKYKNNPPEIGD
- a CDS encoding NAD(P)-dependent alcohol dehydrogenase, whose protein sequence is MTETIGYAVHKAGAPLQNLIFKRRQLGADDIAIDILFCGICHSDLHQINNDWGVGQYPMVPGHEIIGKITAVGATVDRFLPGDLVGVGCMVDSCGTCSSCSVSEEQFCESGMTQTYNSEDKNSGGVTYGGFSKHIVVTQDFVLKIDKRLDASAAAPLLCAGITTYSPLKRAKVGKESKVGIVGLGGLGHMAVKLAHAFGAHVTVFTTSANKINAAKQLGATDVVLSTDAQAMEALTNQYDFILDTVSAKHDLNPYLNLLKHDGTITQVGLPADPMEISMFPVIFKRLNINGSLIGGIKETQEMLDFCAKHKITADIELINIDEVNTALLRLQKGDIKYRFVIDMTSLC